ATACTGGTCGTGTAGAGGTTTTTTCGAACATGCGAGATCAAACTCCTACTGGAGACCGATGCCAAAATACATCGACTGCGGGATGTAACTACTCCCCATTGGTATAATATGGTACTTAAGTTTCAAGAATAAGATACGAGGAGATGTAATCCGTGAAGACGTTAATCGAATTCAAAAAAGTATCGAAAGAATACAAAATCGGAGAAGTGCCAATCAAGGCGCTTAATGGTGTTGATTTTTCCATAGCAGAAGGAGAATTCGTCGTTATTTTGGGTGCAAGTGGTGCTGGTAAAAGTACGATTTTGAATTTGCTAGGCGGAATGGATACGGCTACCTCAGGTCAAGTATTTGTTGGCGATCAAGAAATCACCCGGTTCAACGAAAAAAGATTAACGCAATACCGCGGTGAGAAAGTTGGTTTCGTCTTTCAATTCTATAACTTAATTCCGAATTTAAACGCTCTCGAAAATGTTGAATTTGCCACGGAAGTATGTAAAAACCATCTGGATGCGAAAGAGATTTTACATAAAGTTGGATTACAAAATCGTATGAAAAACTTCCCTTCTCAGCTCTCTGGTGGCGAACAACAAAGAGTTGCAATCGCGAGAGCTGTTGCCAAAAATCCTTTGCTTTTACTATGTGATGAACCAACCGGAGCATTGGATTATGTGACAGGTAAGTCCGTCTTAAAGCTTCTCCAGGAT
This genomic stretch from Brevibacillus sp. DP1.3A harbors:
- a CDS encoding ABC transporter ATP-binding protein, which produces MKTLIEFKKVSKEYKIGEVPIKALNGVDFSIAEGEFVVILGASGAGKSTILNLLGGMDTATSGQVFVGDQEITRFNEKRLTQYRGEKVGFVFQFYNLIPNLNALENVEFATEVCKNHLDAKEILHKVGLQNRMKNFPSQLSGGEQQRVAIARAVAKNPLLLLCDEPTGALDYVTGKSVLKLLQDLNKETKKCVVLVTHNSAIAPMADKIIKVKSGMIESVTINREKQSVEGIEW